AGGCCTTGTTGCACACGGGGCACTTGAAGGGCCGCTCGGCGGCGCCCGGCAGGCACTTGTGCCGCAGCAGCTCGGCCGACTGGTCGAAGCCCTTCTGGCACACGGGGCACTTGAAAAGGGTCTCGAGGGTGTGCACGTGCTGGTGGTAGAGCAGGTGGCTGGGCTGCCCGAAGCCCTTCTCGCACAGGCCGCACTTGAAGGGCTCCTCGGTCTTGTGCGTGCGCCGGTGCCGCATGAGCGCGTACTGCTGCTTGAAGCCCATGGGGCACAGGTCGCACTTGAAGGGCCGCTCGGCGCTGTGCGTGCGCTCGTGCTGCCGCAGGTCCGACGGCCGCTTGAAGGCCTTCTGGCACTCTCCGCAGCGGAAGGGCCGCTCTCCGCTCGGCGTGCACGGGTGCTGCAGCAGCTCCGAGGACTCCTTGAAGTGCAGCTCGCACACGTTGCAGCGGAACAGGTGGTGCTCGCCCGAGTGCGCGTACATGTGGCGCACCAGGTGCGAGCGGTGCTTGAAGGTCTTCTCGCACACCGCGCACTTGTACGGCCGCTCGGAGCTGTGCGTGCGCTTGTGGTGCACCAGGTGCGACGACTGGCTGAAGCTCTTGTCACACAGCGTGCACTTGTACGGCTTCTCCCCGGTGTGGATGCGCTCGTGCCGCGACAGCTCCGACAGGTGCTTGAAGGGCTTCTGGCAGATGGGGCAGCTGTACGGCTTGTCGGCCTGCTCCGCAGGGGCCACGGCCGGCGGCGGCGGAGccgggggcagggaggtggcggcggcggccgccGGTTCGGCCGCCTCGGCAGGCTTGTAAGTCTTCTCGCAGATGGAGCATTTCACGAGGCCGCTCGTGCCGCTGTGCGCACTGTGATGCTGCGCCAGCGACGTGAGCAGCGAGAAGCCCATCTTGCAGACGCCGCAGACAAAAGGCTTCTGTTCGGCCTGCACACACTGGTGTTCCAGCAGGTCTGTAGCCTGA
This genomic window from Ursus arctos isolate Adak ecotype North America unplaced genomic scaffold, UrsArc2.0 scaffold_19, whole genome shotgun sequence contains:
- the ZNF319 gene encoding zinc finger protein 319, whose protein sequence is MSESWQQPPQTQPQQPQPPQPQHHAEPPPALAEHTLPPGSAENPLGCAVYGILLQPDPGLQPPQHAPLQAAGEPGPKCGVCGHDLAHLSSPHEHQCLAGHDRSFQCTQCLKIFHQATDLLEHQCVQAEQKPFVCGVCKMGFSLLTSLAQHHSAHSGTSGLVKCSICEKTYKPAEAAEPAAAAATSLPPAPPPPAVAPAEQADKPYSCPICQKPFKHLSELSRHERIHTGEKPYKCTLCDKSFSQSSHLVHHKRTHSSERPYKCAVCEKTFKHRSHLVRHMYAHSGEHHLFRCNVCELHFKESSELLQHPCTPSGERPFRCGECQKAFKRPSDLRQHERTHSAERPFKCDLCPMGFKQQYALMRHRRTHKTEEPFKCGLCEKGFGQPSHLLYHQHVHTLETLFKCPVCQKGFDQSAELLRHKCLPGAAERPFKCPVCNKAYKRASALQKHQLAHCSAAEKPLRCTLCERRFFSSSEFVQHRCDPAREKPLKCPDCEKRFKYASDLQRHRRVHTGEKPYKCPNCDKAFKQREHLNKHQGVHAREQQFKCVWCGERFLDVALLQEHSAQHSAAAAAAEGAYQVAACLP